The genomic DNA AGGAGCGTGTTTAAACGCTTCAAATCGACGTGTTCATTCTATTACGTCAAGTTCTTCCAGTCGTGGAAGGCATCATAAATAGCACGGACTGATTTCTCCAAATCTTCAGAAATCACGCCTATGAGGATATTCATTTCGGAAGAGCCTTGATTGATGATGCGAATATTAACCCCGGCTTGAGCAAGAGCTTGGGTCAAACGGGCTGCTACGCCCACGTGATTATTCATTCCTTTGCCGACAGTGGCAATAATCGCCAGATCCGTGGTAAGGCTGAGTTCATCGGGCTCCAACTGTCGCGTGATTTCTTCCAAGATGGCCTCTTGCTTTCCCTTGATTTCACTATCACGCATAATGACCGATATGGTATCAATGCCGGAGGGCATGTGTTCCCAGCTAATATTCATGCCTTCCAAAATAGACAAGAGCTTTCTGCCGAAACCCTGTTCTTTGTTCATGAGCGTTTTATCAATGTTGAACATAGAAAAGCCGGCTTTCCCGGCAATACCGCAAACGGGATTGGATGTTTCGCGATTGGCGACAATCATGGTTCCCGGCTCATTGGGGGTGCGGCTGTTCAGGATGTTGATGGGGATACCCGGTTCACGTACGGGGAAAATAGCCTCATCGTGGAGCACGGTCGCGCCCATATAGGAGAGTTCCCGCAATTCACGGTAGGTAATTTCTTCAATGCGTTTGGCATTGGGAACGATTCGCGGATCAGCCATACAAAAGCCGGGCACATCTGTCCAATTCTCATACAAGCTTGAGTGTGACGCGCGCGCCACAATAGCGCCGGTAATATCGCTTCCGCCCCGTGAGAAGGTTTTGATGGTTCCGTCTTTTTTGCGCCCGTAGAAGCCGGGTATGACAAAGAGACCGTCACCCTTCAAGCTTTCGCCCAGTGCCTCGTAACTGCGGGGATCTAATTCGCCGCTTTCCTTAAAGAAGATGCAGTCTGCAGGATCTATAAAGGTTGCGTCCAACAGTTCGGCGATGAGCCGGCCATTCAGGTATTCTCCGCGGGACGCCATATAGTCGGAATCGTTGTTTTCGCCGGCTTGTGCGGCAATCTCTTTTAATGCGGCGCTCACATCGAAGCGAAGGTTCAGCGCCTGTGCGAGTTCACTGAACCTGGTCTCAATAATGCGCCATGGTTCAGAGGGATCTAAGCCATGTTGTGCCATATGATGCCATGCGTAGAGCAGATCGGTAATCTTTTTGTCGTCGGGAGTTCGTTTACCCGGAGCCGATGGGACGATAAAGCGTCGTGCCGGATTGGCTTTAATAATGGCAATGGCATTT from Candidatus Hydrogenedentota bacterium includes the following:
- a CDS encoding aspartate kinase, translating into MDRVTCKFGGTSLADASCIKNAIAIIKANPARRFIVPSAPGKRTPDDKKITDLLYAWHHMAQHGLDPSEPWRIIETRFSELAQALNLRFDVSAALKEIAAQAGENNDSDYMASRGEYLNGRLIAELLDATFIDPADCIFFKESGELDPRSYEALGESLKGDGLFVIPGFYGRKKDGTIKTFSRGGSDITGAIVARASHSSLYENWTDVPGFCMADPRIVPNAKRIEEITYRELRELSYMGATVLHDEAIFPVREPGIPINILNSRTPNEPGTMIVANRETSNPVCGIAGKAGFSMFNIDKTLMNKEQGFGRKLLSILEGMNISWEHMPSGIDTISVIMRDSEIKGKQEAILEEITRQLEPDELSLTTDLAIIATVGKGMNNHVGVAARLTQALAQAGVNIRIINQGSSEMNILIGVISEDLEKSVRAIYDAFHDWKNLT